The proteins below come from a single Mya arenaria isolate MELC-2E11 chromosome 8, ASM2691426v1 genomic window:
- the LOC128242168 gene encoding rotatin-like isoform X2 — translation MGSTLRQDVDFNALFKKLGHHLDEIRVRALENILSKLEHKLICDSDLVQERHLFIRLLEWFNYPKSSRHSDVLNLLCRLSEHTSGAETLQDIGAIEFLTSLRKDVTSALQPVVDQVLENCMRLPDVDIGLDHAPECIYQRHNHTGMTAGAETTVDTIATRHTQDYSLAPSTNAPSEHGARLPDYREPPLGFFEGCQGDLGQQPMTPGSGSHPTAADLGLEGSSCFRMTIFPWLSLTPTDRHVISSTNSSLQSREASMLVSTCEFLSDVVFQDFPAEIFLQRPNIVKNLLSLLSGPIKEGGVARLQAVRTLADYVTCLRSRIRCHQDPNFYTAKQDFSTTPTPFSTPSSSSSANQNGGGDGRPSVIGWTDSRPRGDGRDGDTSGSSTGTSRASSVGLSPEGRRGEPIDLEDVPALQYLQLTLPQFCTQVLERALPLLRSTDQVITMEVLHLLHLTLDIVIAMVTPGLWQDQSMAARECSEKLIESLDVMADLLKFHHHSNLKSDPDDTNNDPGDLVQQRQCLVGLHVLLARILDPLVPLDKCRGVISENLLSIMNTLVYDEALSNTLPDLQLQLLGYLQYLDDGRYSVYVATATICQSLQRTCKFMNLAQEEASRLSKETLSLCEGAFDSLPYHRHMNYITETVRLCSDIGSRSQHYEDHKARYKKLLLQLLAHPIGKLRLGVFTAVLQCVKTNLSVLKASEPGSTSCEKVRFIIDADILYEIIVFGLADKDTKVANAASELVTHLLKSQLLMSPALWQLMLKELARALPILQSYASVYTVLGTSILAMLETKPSTSPSEITQGEKLWGTLRCMLSTDLKVRSEALKRLFWYLSNEEGGVRRLPIFSELNVTDLANLLIVDTPRSLDNDLGRSVFQVDGLWKVYAIFTSLSVDPGMKKSAVDQLAIIYQDPSLHAAFKKDCWVEKILEHIQSQYNLPFRPGPLSTIRKVHLKCCRPLNLKLMGVTWNVAWHEGIYTCREPWPMLRIRIWNNGRPMFLPDASEAASEYRVLKNTITQDTTHR, via the exons GTCACCATCTGGATGAGATTCGTGTTCGAGCCTTGGAGAATATTCTTTCCAAGTTAGAGCACAAGCTTATATGTGACTCTGATCTTGTCCAAGAACGCCACTTGTTTATTCGCCTCCTTGAATGGTTCAACTACCCGAAATCTTCCCGGCATTCAGATGTCCTCAATCTACTCTGCAGGCTTTCAGAG cACACAtctggtgcagaaaccttacaAGACATTGGTGCTATTGAGTTTCTTACCAGTCTGCGAAAAGATGTGACATCGGCCCTGCAACCAGTTGTCGATCAGGTGCTTGAGAACTGCATGCGCCTGCCTGACGTTGATATTGGATTGGACCATGCTCCAGAGTGTATCTATCAGAGACACAACCATACAG gaaTGACAGCGGGTGCAGAAACCACAGTGGATACCATAGCAACCCGTCATACCCAGGATTATTCCCTCGCCCCTAGCACCAATGCCCCTTCTGAGCATGGAGCCAGACTACCAGATTACAGGGAACCACCTTTGGGGTTCTTTGAGGGGTGTCAGGGAGATCTGGGGCAACAGCCTATGACTCCAGGGTCCGGGAGTCACCCCACAGCAGCTGATCTGGGGCTTG AGGGCAGTAGCTGTTTTAGAATGACCATATTTCCATGGTTATCACTCACACCCACAGACAGACATGTTATCTCCTCCACCAACAG TTCTCTCCAGAGTCGGGAGGCCTCGATGCTTGTCAGCACGTGCGAGTTTCTAAGTGACGTTGTCTTCCAAGATTTTCCTGCTGAAATTTTCCTGCAGAGGCCTAATATTGTCAAG AACCTGCTTTCACTCCTGAGTGGACCAATCAAAGAAGGGGGTGTGGCCAGGCTTCAGGCTGTAAGGACATTGGCTGACTATGTCACATGTCTGCGTAGTAGAATACGATGTCACCAGGATCCCAACTTTTACACAGCAAAACAAG ACTTCAGCACCACACCAACTCCATTCTCTACACCCTCCAGTTCTtcatcagccaatcagaatggAGGAGGAGATGGAAGACCATCGGTGATTGGTTGGACAGATTCCCGCCCCCGGGGGGATGGCCGGGATGGAGATACGTCTGGTTCTTCCACTGG GACATCTCGGGCTTCCAGTGTGGGCTTAAGCCCGGAAGGCAGGAGAGGAGAACCCATTGACCTTGAGGATGTCCCTGCCCTTCAATACTTGCAGTTAACCCTTCCACAGTTTTGTACCCAGGTTCTGGAGAGAGCACTGCCACTTCTACGCTCTACTGATCAG gtcaTCACCATGGAAGTCCTTCACCTTCTCCACTTGACCTTGGATATAGTGATTGCCATGGTAACACCAGGCCTATGGCAGGATCAGTCTATGGCAGCTAGGGAATGT AGTGAAAAGCTTATTGAAAGCCTAGATGTCATGGCCGATCTATTGAAATTTCATCACCATAGCAACTTGAAGTCTGACCCTGATGACACTAATAATGACCCTGGTGACCTTGTACAGCAGAGGCAGTGCTTGGTTGGTCTACATGTGCTTCTGGCTAGGATCCTTGACCCTCTGGTTCCACTTGACAAG TGTCGAGGGGTCATATCAGAGAATCTCCTTTCCATCATGAACACACTTGTATATGATGAAGCCCTTAGCAACACACTTCCTGACCTTCAGCTTCAGTTGCTAGGTTACCTACAGTACCTTGACGACGGAAGGTACTCTGTGTATGTTGCTACGGCAACCATTTGCCAATCGTTGCAGAGGACTTGCAAGTTTATGAATCTGGCCCAGGAAGAG GCATCTCGACTATCAAAGGAGACACTTTCCCTGTGTGAGGGAGCCTTTGACAGCCTACCGTACCACCGTCACATGAACTACATCACAGAGACTGTTAGACTGTGCTCAGATAT TGGTAGTCGTTCTCAGCACTATGAAGATCACAAGGCCCGTTACAAGAAGTTGCTGTTACAGCTTCTAGCCCATCCAATAGGAAAGCTGCGACTGGGCGTATTTACTGCTGTACTACAATGTGTTAAG ACGAACCTCAGTGTGCTAAAAGCCAGCGAACCTGGCTCAACAAGCTGTGAGAAGGTCAGATTCATCATTGATGCTGACATCTTGTATGAGATCATTGTCTTTGGACTCGCTGATAAGGATACAAAG GTGGCCAATGCAGCCAGTGAGCTAGTGACTCATTTGTTAAAGAGTCAGTTACTGATGAGCCCAGCCCTATGGCAGTTAATGTTGAAAGAACTCGCCAGGGCTCTTCCGATTTTGCAG tcCTATGCCAGTGTTTACACAGTGCTGGGAACCAGTATTCTAGCAATGCTGGAAACCAAACCCTCCACTTCCCCAAGTGAGATCACTCAAGGGGAGAAACTCTGGGGAACACTGCGATGTATGCTGTCTACAGACCTAAA GGTACGATCAGAGGCACTGAAGCGCTTATTCTGGTACCTATCTAACGAGGAAGGCGGTGTGCGTCGGTTACCCATATTTTCGGAGCTGAATGTTACAGACCTTGCAAATCTTCTGATAGTTGATACACCACGATCGTTGGACAACGATTTAGGGCGATCTGTGTTTCAG GTGGATGGGTTGTGGAAGGTGTATGCGATATTTACATCTCTCTCAGTTGATCCTGGGATGAAAAAATCTGCCGTGGACCAACTGGCCATTATATACCAAG ATCCTTCCTTGCATGCAGCCTTCAAAAAAGATTGTTGGGTGGAAAAGATATTAGAACACATCCAGTCCCA ATACAACCTACCATTCCGGCCCGGCCCACTATCCACTATTAGAAAAGTCCACTTAAAATGCTGCCGGCCGCTGAACCTTAAACTGATGGGAGTCACATGGAATGTAGCATGGCATGAGGGAATATATACTTGTCGGGAACCATGGCCAATGCTTAGGATTCGGATCTGGA ATAATGGTAGACCGATGTTTCTTCCAGATGCCAGCGAAGCCGCCTCTGAGTATCGAGTACTGAAAAACACCATCACGCAGGACACGACACATCGCTAG
- the LOC128242168 gene encoding rotatin-like isoform X1, whose protein sequence is MLHEGEAGAYEGCSESFGTSHHLDEIRVRALENILSKLEHKLICDSDLVQERHLFIRLLEWFNYPKSSRHSDVLNLLCRLSEHTSGAETLQDIGAIEFLTSLRKDVTSALQPVVDQVLENCMRLPDVDIGLDHAPECIYQRHNHTGMTAGAETTVDTIATRHTQDYSLAPSTNAPSEHGARLPDYREPPLGFFEGCQGDLGQQPMTPGSGSHPTAADLGLEGSSCFRMTIFPWLSLTPTDRHVISSTNSSLQSREASMLVSTCEFLSDVVFQDFPAEIFLQRPNIVKNLLSLLSGPIKEGGVARLQAVRTLADYVTCLRSRIRCHQDPNFYTAKQDFSTTPTPFSTPSSSSSANQNGGGDGRPSVIGWTDSRPRGDGRDGDTSGSSTGTSRASSVGLSPEGRRGEPIDLEDVPALQYLQLTLPQFCTQVLERALPLLRSTDQVITMEVLHLLHLTLDIVIAMVTPGLWQDQSMAARECSEKLIESLDVMADLLKFHHHSNLKSDPDDTNNDPGDLVQQRQCLVGLHVLLARILDPLVPLDKCRGVISENLLSIMNTLVYDEALSNTLPDLQLQLLGYLQYLDDGRYSVYVATATICQSLQRTCKFMNLAQEEASRLSKETLSLCEGAFDSLPYHRHMNYITETVRLCSDIGSRSQHYEDHKARYKKLLLQLLAHPIGKLRLGVFTAVLQCVKTNLSVLKASEPGSTSCEKVRFIIDADILYEIIVFGLADKDTKVANAASELVTHLLKSQLLMSPALWQLMLKELARALPILQSYASVYTVLGTSILAMLETKPSTSPSEITQGEKLWGTLRCMLSTDLKVRSEALKRLFWYLSNEEGGVRRLPIFSELNVTDLANLLIVDTPRSLDNDLGRSVFQVDGLWKVYAIFTSLSVDPGMKKSAVDQLAIIYQDPSLHAAFKKDCWVEKILEHIQSQYNLPFRPGPLSTIRKVHLKCCRPLNLKLMGVTWNVAWHEGIYTCREPWPMLRIRIWNNGRPMFLPDASEAASEYRVLKNTITQDTTHR, encoded by the exons GTCACCATCTGGATGAGATTCGTGTTCGAGCCTTGGAGAATATTCTTTCCAAGTTAGAGCACAAGCTTATATGTGACTCTGATCTTGTCCAAGAACGCCACTTGTTTATTCGCCTCCTTGAATGGTTCAACTACCCGAAATCTTCCCGGCATTCAGATGTCCTCAATCTACTCTGCAGGCTTTCAGAG cACACAtctggtgcagaaaccttacaAGACATTGGTGCTATTGAGTTTCTTACCAGTCTGCGAAAAGATGTGACATCGGCCCTGCAACCAGTTGTCGATCAGGTGCTTGAGAACTGCATGCGCCTGCCTGACGTTGATATTGGATTGGACCATGCTCCAGAGTGTATCTATCAGAGACACAACCATACAG gaaTGACAGCGGGTGCAGAAACCACAGTGGATACCATAGCAACCCGTCATACCCAGGATTATTCCCTCGCCCCTAGCACCAATGCCCCTTCTGAGCATGGAGCCAGACTACCAGATTACAGGGAACCACCTTTGGGGTTCTTTGAGGGGTGTCAGGGAGATCTGGGGCAACAGCCTATGACTCCAGGGTCCGGGAGTCACCCCACAGCAGCTGATCTGGGGCTTG AGGGCAGTAGCTGTTTTAGAATGACCATATTTCCATGGTTATCACTCACACCCACAGACAGACATGTTATCTCCTCCACCAACAG TTCTCTCCAGAGTCGGGAGGCCTCGATGCTTGTCAGCACGTGCGAGTTTCTAAGTGACGTTGTCTTCCAAGATTTTCCTGCTGAAATTTTCCTGCAGAGGCCTAATATTGTCAAG AACCTGCTTTCACTCCTGAGTGGACCAATCAAAGAAGGGGGTGTGGCCAGGCTTCAGGCTGTAAGGACATTGGCTGACTATGTCACATGTCTGCGTAGTAGAATACGATGTCACCAGGATCCCAACTTTTACACAGCAAAACAAG ACTTCAGCACCACACCAACTCCATTCTCTACACCCTCCAGTTCTtcatcagccaatcagaatggAGGAGGAGATGGAAGACCATCGGTGATTGGTTGGACAGATTCCCGCCCCCGGGGGGATGGCCGGGATGGAGATACGTCTGGTTCTTCCACTGG GACATCTCGGGCTTCCAGTGTGGGCTTAAGCCCGGAAGGCAGGAGAGGAGAACCCATTGACCTTGAGGATGTCCCTGCCCTTCAATACTTGCAGTTAACCCTTCCACAGTTTTGTACCCAGGTTCTGGAGAGAGCACTGCCACTTCTACGCTCTACTGATCAG gtcaTCACCATGGAAGTCCTTCACCTTCTCCACTTGACCTTGGATATAGTGATTGCCATGGTAACACCAGGCCTATGGCAGGATCAGTCTATGGCAGCTAGGGAATGT AGTGAAAAGCTTATTGAAAGCCTAGATGTCATGGCCGATCTATTGAAATTTCATCACCATAGCAACTTGAAGTCTGACCCTGATGACACTAATAATGACCCTGGTGACCTTGTACAGCAGAGGCAGTGCTTGGTTGGTCTACATGTGCTTCTGGCTAGGATCCTTGACCCTCTGGTTCCACTTGACAAG TGTCGAGGGGTCATATCAGAGAATCTCCTTTCCATCATGAACACACTTGTATATGATGAAGCCCTTAGCAACACACTTCCTGACCTTCAGCTTCAGTTGCTAGGTTACCTACAGTACCTTGACGACGGAAGGTACTCTGTGTATGTTGCTACGGCAACCATTTGCCAATCGTTGCAGAGGACTTGCAAGTTTATGAATCTGGCCCAGGAAGAG GCATCTCGACTATCAAAGGAGACACTTTCCCTGTGTGAGGGAGCCTTTGACAGCCTACCGTACCACCGTCACATGAACTACATCACAGAGACTGTTAGACTGTGCTCAGATAT TGGTAGTCGTTCTCAGCACTATGAAGATCACAAGGCCCGTTACAAGAAGTTGCTGTTACAGCTTCTAGCCCATCCAATAGGAAAGCTGCGACTGGGCGTATTTACTGCTGTACTACAATGTGTTAAG ACGAACCTCAGTGTGCTAAAAGCCAGCGAACCTGGCTCAACAAGCTGTGAGAAGGTCAGATTCATCATTGATGCTGACATCTTGTATGAGATCATTGTCTTTGGACTCGCTGATAAGGATACAAAG GTGGCCAATGCAGCCAGTGAGCTAGTGACTCATTTGTTAAAGAGTCAGTTACTGATGAGCCCAGCCCTATGGCAGTTAATGTTGAAAGAACTCGCCAGGGCTCTTCCGATTTTGCAG tcCTATGCCAGTGTTTACACAGTGCTGGGAACCAGTATTCTAGCAATGCTGGAAACCAAACCCTCCACTTCCCCAAGTGAGATCACTCAAGGGGAGAAACTCTGGGGAACACTGCGATGTATGCTGTCTACAGACCTAAA GGTACGATCAGAGGCACTGAAGCGCTTATTCTGGTACCTATCTAACGAGGAAGGCGGTGTGCGTCGGTTACCCATATTTTCGGAGCTGAATGTTACAGACCTTGCAAATCTTCTGATAGTTGATACACCACGATCGTTGGACAACGATTTAGGGCGATCTGTGTTTCAG GTGGATGGGTTGTGGAAGGTGTATGCGATATTTACATCTCTCTCAGTTGATCCTGGGATGAAAAAATCTGCCGTGGACCAACTGGCCATTATATACCAAG ATCCTTCCTTGCATGCAGCCTTCAAAAAAGATTGTTGGGTGGAAAAGATATTAGAACACATCCAGTCCCA ATACAACCTACCATTCCGGCCCGGCCCACTATCCACTATTAGAAAAGTCCACTTAAAATGCTGCCGGCCGCTGAACCTTAAACTGATGGGAGTCACATGGAATGTAGCATGGCATGAGGGAATATATACTTGTCGGGAACCATGGCCAATGCTTAGGATTCGGATCTGGA ATAATGGTAGACCGATGTTTCTTCCAGATGCCAGCGAAGCCGCCTCTGAGTATCGAGTACTGAAAAACACCATCACGCAGGACACGACACATCGCTAG
- the LOC128242168 gene encoding rotatin-like isoform X3 translates to MKERPEPTRGVRKVSGQVPLHSYFNLCHHLDEIRVRALENILSKLEHKLICDSDLVQERHLFIRLLEWFNYPKSSRHSDVLNLLCRLSEHTSGAETLQDIGAIEFLTSLRKDVTSALQPVVDQVLENCMRLPDVDIGLDHAPECIYQRHNHTGMTAGAETTVDTIATRHTQDYSLAPSTNAPSEHGARLPDYREPPLGFFEGCQGDLGQQPMTPGSGSHPTAADLGLEGSSCFRMTIFPWLSLTPTDRHVISSTNSSLQSREASMLVSTCEFLSDVVFQDFPAEIFLQRPNIVKNLLSLLSGPIKEGGVARLQAVRTLADYVTCLRSRIRCHQDPNFYTAKQDFSTTPTPFSTPSSSSSANQNGGGDGRPSVIGWTDSRPRGDGRDGDTSGSSTGTSRASSVGLSPEGRRGEPIDLEDVPALQYLQLTLPQFCTQVLERALPLLRSTDQVITMEVLHLLHLTLDIVIAMVTPGLWQDQSMAARECSEKLIESLDVMADLLKFHHHSNLKSDPDDTNNDPGDLVQQRQCLVGLHVLLARILDPLVPLDKCRGVISENLLSIMNTLVYDEALSNTLPDLQLQLLGYLQYLDDGRYSVYVATATICQSLQRTCKFMNLAQEEASRLSKETLSLCEGAFDSLPYHRHMNYITETVRLCSDIGSRSQHYEDHKARYKKLLLQLLAHPIGKLRLGVFTAVLQCVKTNLSVLKASEPGSTSCEKVRFIIDADILYEIIVFGLADKDTKVANAASELVTHLLKSQLLMSPALWQLMLKELARALPILQSYASVYTVLGTSILAMLETKPSTSPSEITQGEKLWGTLRCMLSTDLKVRSEALKRLFWYLSNEEGGVRRLPIFSELNVTDLANLLIVDTPRSLDNDLGRSVFQVDGLWKVYAIFTSLSVDPGMKKSAVDQLAIIYQDPSLHAAFKKDCWVEKILEHIQSQ, encoded by the exons GTCACCATCTGGATGAGATTCGTGTTCGAGCCTTGGAGAATATTCTTTCCAAGTTAGAGCACAAGCTTATATGTGACTCTGATCTTGTCCAAGAACGCCACTTGTTTATTCGCCTCCTTGAATGGTTCAACTACCCGAAATCTTCCCGGCATTCAGATGTCCTCAATCTACTCTGCAGGCTTTCAGAG cACACAtctggtgcagaaaccttacaAGACATTGGTGCTATTGAGTTTCTTACCAGTCTGCGAAAAGATGTGACATCGGCCCTGCAACCAGTTGTCGATCAGGTGCTTGAGAACTGCATGCGCCTGCCTGACGTTGATATTGGATTGGACCATGCTCCAGAGTGTATCTATCAGAGACACAACCATACAG gaaTGACAGCGGGTGCAGAAACCACAGTGGATACCATAGCAACCCGTCATACCCAGGATTATTCCCTCGCCCCTAGCACCAATGCCCCTTCTGAGCATGGAGCCAGACTACCAGATTACAGGGAACCACCTTTGGGGTTCTTTGAGGGGTGTCAGGGAGATCTGGGGCAACAGCCTATGACTCCAGGGTCCGGGAGTCACCCCACAGCAGCTGATCTGGGGCTTG AGGGCAGTAGCTGTTTTAGAATGACCATATTTCCATGGTTATCACTCACACCCACAGACAGACATGTTATCTCCTCCACCAACAG TTCTCTCCAGAGTCGGGAGGCCTCGATGCTTGTCAGCACGTGCGAGTTTCTAAGTGACGTTGTCTTCCAAGATTTTCCTGCTGAAATTTTCCTGCAGAGGCCTAATATTGTCAAG AACCTGCTTTCACTCCTGAGTGGACCAATCAAAGAAGGGGGTGTGGCCAGGCTTCAGGCTGTAAGGACATTGGCTGACTATGTCACATGTCTGCGTAGTAGAATACGATGTCACCAGGATCCCAACTTTTACACAGCAAAACAAG ACTTCAGCACCACACCAACTCCATTCTCTACACCCTCCAGTTCTtcatcagccaatcagaatggAGGAGGAGATGGAAGACCATCGGTGATTGGTTGGACAGATTCCCGCCCCCGGGGGGATGGCCGGGATGGAGATACGTCTGGTTCTTCCACTGG GACATCTCGGGCTTCCAGTGTGGGCTTAAGCCCGGAAGGCAGGAGAGGAGAACCCATTGACCTTGAGGATGTCCCTGCCCTTCAATACTTGCAGTTAACCCTTCCACAGTTTTGTACCCAGGTTCTGGAGAGAGCACTGCCACTTCTACGCTCTACTGATCAG gtcaTCACCATGGAAGTCCTTCACCTTCTCCACTTGACCTTGGATATAGTGATTGCCATGGTAACACCAGGCCTATGGCAGGATCAGTCTATGGCAGCTAGGGAATGT AGTGAAAAGCTTATTGAAAGCCTAGATGTCATGGCCGATCTATTGAAATTTCATCACCATAGCAACTTGAAGTCTGACCCTGATGACACTAATAATGACCCTGGTGACCTTGTACAGCAGAGGCAGTGCTTGGTTGGTCTACATGTGCTTCTGGCTAGGATCCTTGACCCTCTGGTTCCACTTGACAAG TGTCGAGGGGTCATATCAGAGAATCTCCTTTCCATCATGAACACACTTGTATATGATGAAGCCCTTAGCAACACACTTCCTGACCTTCAGCTTCAGTTGCTAGGTTACCTACAGTACCTTGACGACGGAAGGTACTCTGTGTATGTTGCTACGGCAACCATTTGCCAATCGTTGCAGAGGACTTGCAAGTTTATGAATCTGGCCCAGGAAGAG GCATCTCGACTATCAAAGGAGACACTTTCCCTGTGTGAGGGAGCCTTTGACAGCCTACCGTACCACCGTCACATGAACTACATCACAGAGACTGTTAGACTGTGCTCAGATAT TGGTAGTCGTTCTCAGCACTATGAAGATCACAAGGCCCGTTACAAGAAGTTGCTGTTACAGCTTCTAGCCCATCCAATAGGAAAGCTGCGACTGGGCGTATTTACTGCTGTACTACAATGTGTTAAG ACGAACCTCAGTGTGCTAAAAGCCAGCGAACCTGGCTCAACAAGCTGTGAGAAGGTCAGATTCATCATTGATGCTGACATCTTGTATGAGATCATTGTCTTTGGACTCGCTGATAAGGATACAAAG GTGGCCAATGCAGCCAGTGAGCTAGTGACTCATTTGTTAAAGAGTCAGTTACTGATGAGCCCAGCCCTATGGCAGTTAATGTTGAAAGAACTCGCCAGGGCTCTTCCGATTTTGCAG tcCTATGCCAGTGTTTACACAGTGCTGGGAACCAGTATTCTAGCAATGCTGGAAACCAAACCCTCCACTTCCCCAAGTGAGATCACTCAAGGGGAGAAACTCTGGGGAACACTGCGATGTATGCTGTCTACAGACCTAAA GGTACGATCAGAGGCACTGAAGCGCTTATTCTGGTACCTATCTAACGAGGAAGGCGGTGTGCGTCGGTTACCCATATTTTCGGAGCTGAATGTTACAGACCTTGCAAATCTTCTGATAGTTGATACACCACGATCGTTGGACAACGATTTAGGGCGATCTGTGTTTCAG GTGGATGGGTTGTGGAAGGTGTATGCGATATTTACATCTCTCTCAGTTGATCCTGGGATGAAAAAATCTGCCGTGGACCAACTGGCCATTATATACCAAG ATCCTTCCTTGCATGCAGCCTTCAAAAAAGATTGTTGGGTGGAAAAGATATTAGAACACATCCAGTCCCAGTAA
- the LOC128242176 gene encoding uncharacterized protein LOC128242176, whose translation MSMASDLIHDFVCSPCHEDKLNSEAKHFCRDCSKYYCDKCLTFHSKIHKQHTVLGQKDVDKWVGQGDSLISCDLHPQEVIKLLCEDHAEMCCHLCVSLNHRMCRSISLISDLAKGVYKIANFKQLPCKVAKVTTSLNQVREVKKKNQGSLKTSGKSMLTKIKDLRKSLNQLLDELEKRTVKQMDSVLADLDVTLQKDIDSCTLIHDQLKALMDTIQSQGKDDESSSYIGFRKCEEKMAEANSLLQEMSTKPELTATFKPDTRVTQLLSDMHSLGKLQCNQETLTGHQMSDMKSSEQVRPLHDISRVYTVKNKSTFNVNIKQDTATCYIVGITELPSGEIILVDNRNNRVKILNREYKVIAQYDVLQKPQDICHVTGNQVAVAVDCVNPVRHEVHFLTVTADTIKMTRKFSVDHHCMSIRHHGDQLYVGSYTALYLDTTDGKQVKKMYKDTSGGWAVAQFALNQDGKRIYICDRAKSKIITIDNTGSILATLKDPDIVMPHGVHVSEGGHVFVCSWGSNTVVQVDQEGRKKLTTLVRWGEGIKYPWAVWYSTHTGRLIVGGEENDILVMELQ comes from the exons ATGTCAATGGCATCTGATTTGATCCATGACTTTGTCTGCTCTCCGTGTCATGAGGACAAGCTTAATAGTGAGGCCAAACATTTCTGTAGGGACTGCTCCAAATACTACTGTGACAAATGCCTGACTTTTCACTCCAaaatccacaaacagcacacTGTGTTGGGCCAAAAGGATGTGGACAAGTGGGTGGGGCAGGGCGACAGCCTCATTTCATGTGACCTTCACCCACAAGAGGTCATTAAACTTCTGTGTGAGGACCATGCTGAGATGTGCTGCCACCTCTGTGTGTCCTTGAATCACAG GATGTGCAGAAGCATTAGCTTGATCTCAGACCTAGCTAAGGGTGTATACAAGATTGCCAATTTCAAGCAGCTTCCATGCAAGGTTGCTAAGGTAACAACAAGTCTAAACCAGGTCAGAGAGGTCAAAAAGAAGAACCAAGGCTCCTTGAAGACCTCTGGCAAATCCATGCTGACAAAGATCAAGGACTTAAGGAAGTCACTGAACCAGCTGCTGGATGAGCTGGAGAAGAGGACAGTCAAACAGATGGACAGCGTCCTGGCTGACCTGGATGTCACACTTCAGAAGGACATTGACTCCTGCACACTCATACATGACCAGCTCAAGGCCTTGATGGACACCATCCAATCCCAGGGCAAGGACGATGAGTCAAGCTCCTACATTGGCTTCAGGAAGTGTGAAGAGAAGATGGCAGAAGCCAACAGCCTGCTCCAGGAGATGTCCACAAAACCTGAATTGACCGCCACTTTCAAGCCTGATACCAGAGTTACACAACTGCTGTCTGATATGCATTCATTAGGCAAGCTCCAGTGTAATCAGGAAACACTGACAGGCCATCAAATGTCTGACATGAAGTCTTCTGAACAGGTCAGGCCATTGCATGATATATCAAGGGTTTACAcagttaaaaacaaatcaacctTCAATGTGAACATCAAGCAAGATACAGCTACATGTTATATTGTGGGAATTACAGAACTTCCATCAGGTGAGATTATTCTTGTAGATAACAGAAATAACAGAGTGAAAATATTGAACAGGGAGTATAAGGTAATAGCCCAATATGATGTCCTTCAAAAGCCCCAGGACATCTGTCATGTGACTGGTAATCAGGTGGCTGTAGCAGTAGACTGTGTTAATCCTGTCAGGCATGAGGTCCACTTTCTCACTGTGACAGCTGACACCATCAAGATGACCAGGAAGTTCTCAGTTGATCATCACTGCATGTCCATCAGGCACCATGGGGACCAGCTGTATGTGGGCTCCTATACAGCCCTGTACCTAGACACCACAGACGGCAAGCAAGTCAAGAAAATGTATAAAGACACATCAGGAGGGTGGGCAGTGGCTCAATTTGCTTTAAACCAAGATGGCAAGAGGATATACATCTGTGACAGGGCCAAGAGCAAAATCATTACAATTGACAACACTGGCAGCATTCTAGCCACACTGAAGGATCCAGACATTGTAATGCCACATGGTGTACATGTGAGTGAGGGTGgacatgtgtttgtgtgttcatGGGGCTCCAACACAGTGGTGCAGGTTGACCAGGAAGGCAGGAAAAAGCTGACCACACTGGTCAGGTGGGGAGAGGGCATCAAATATCCATGGGCAGTTTGGTACAGCACCCACACTGGCAGACTGATTGTGGGTGGAGAGGAAAATGACATTCTGGTAATGGAACTCCAGTAG